One genomic segment of Primulina tabacum isolate GXHZ01 chromosome 9, ASM2559414v2, whole genome shotgun sequence includes these proteins:
- the LOC142556449 gene encoding SAGA-associated factor 11-like isoform X2, whose product MSLLKENDVSSTSELCSDVFRDLLDSIIIDVASESHRIARLGLDRKSDLKEEELRLSAEARARASDPSHSGEANGKYVVDIFGQTHPPIANEIFDCMNCGRSIMAGRFAPHLEKCMGKGRKARLKATRSTAASQIRQTQGSPLSAQPANINVSRVSNGSFGIAGDEYSNGTLDEP is encoded by the exons ATGTCTTTGCTGAAAGAGAATGATGTTTCTTCTACCTCTGAG TTGTGCTCTGACGTTTTCCGAGACCTTCTTGATTCCATCATCATTGATGTTGCATCGGAGTCGCACCGTATTGCCAGACTAGGACTTGATCGTAAGTCGGACCTAAAGGAAGAAGAATTAAGGTTGTCTGCCGAAGCACGAGCAAGGGCGTCTGATCCAAGTCATAGCGGCGAAGCCAATGGAAAATATGTTGTTGATATATTTGGGCAAACTCACCCTCCAATTGCAAATGAAATATTCGACTGCATGAACTGTGGGAGGTCTATTATGGCTGGAAGATTTGCGCCACACTTAGAGAAGTGCATGGGCAAG GGTAGGAAGGCTCGGCTCAAGGCAACAAGAAGTACTGCAGCTTCACAGATCCGGCAGACACAAGGAAGCCCTCTTTCCGCTCAGCCAGCAAACATTAACGTCAGCCGTGTATCAAATGGAAGTTTTGGAATTGCAGGGGATGAATACTCAAATGGCACACTAGATGAGCCATGA
- the LOC142556449 gene encoding SAGA-associated factor 11-like isoform X1 gives MDLSVFASNSLASHSNFTSVDCVRGGHNRNKHRGSVVLSMSLLKENDVSSTSELCSDVFRDLLDSIIIDVASESHRIARLGLDRKSDLKEEELRLSAEARARASDPSHSGEANGKYVVDIFGQTHPPIANEIFDCMNCGRSIMAGRFAPHLEKCMGKGRKARLKATRSTAASQIRQTQGSPLSAQPANINVSRVSNGSFGIAGDEYSNGTLDEP, from the exons ATGGATCTCTCtgtttttgcatcaaattcG TTGGCTTCGCACAGTAATTTTACCTCGGTTGATTGTGTTCGAGGAGGGCATAACCGTAATAAGCATCGTGGTTCAGTTGTTTTATCCATGTCTTTGCTGAAAGAGAATGATGTTTCTTCTACCTCTGAG TTGTGCTCTGACGTTTTCCGAGACCTTCTTGATTCCATCATCATTGATGTTGCATCGGAGTCGCACCGTATTGCCAGACTAGGACTTGATCGTAAGTCGGACCTAAAGGAAGAAGAATTAAGGTTGTCTGCCGAAGCACGAGCAAGGGCGTCTGATCCAAGTCATAGCGGCGAAGCCAATGGAAAATATGTTGTTGATATATTTGGGCAAACTCACCCTCCAATTGCAAATGAAATATTCGACTGCATGAACTGTGGGAGGTCTATTATGGCTGGAAGATTTGCGCCACACTTAGAGAAGTGCATGGGCAAG GGTAGGAAGGCTCGGCTCAAGGCAACAAGAAGTACTGCAGCTTCACAGATCCGGCAGACACAAGGAAGCCCTCTTTCCGCTCAGCCAGCAAACATTAACGTCAGCCGTGTATCAAATGGAAGTTTTGGAATTGCAGGGGATGAATACTCAAATGGCACACTAGATGAGCCATGA